One genomic segment of Candidatus Fukatsuia endosymbiont of Tuberolachnus salignus includes these proteins:
- the fusA gene encoding elongation factor G, giving the protein MARKTPIEHYRNIGISAHIDAGKTTTTERILFYTGVNHKIGEVHDGAATMDWMEQEQERGITITSAATTCFWSGMAKQFASHHINIIDTPGHVDFTIEVERSMRVLDGAVMVYCAVGGVQPQSETVWRQANKYKVPRIAFVNKMDRMGANFLRVVGQLRDRLNANPVPIQLAIGAEDNFTGVIDLVKMKAINWNDSDQGVTFEYQDIPADMQALADEWREYLVAAAAEASDELTDKFFADSNSLTEEEIKKSLRDRVLRNEIILVTCGSAFKNKGVQAMLDAVVEYLPAPTDVPAIGGMLSDNTPAERQSSDEEPFSALAFKIASDPFVGNLTFFRVYSGVVKSGDTVLNSVKGQRERFGRIVQMHANKREEIKEVHAGDIAAAIGLKDVTTGETLCDPNPNSVIILERMEFPEPVISVAVEPKTKADQEKMGMALGRLAKEDPSFRVRTDEESGQTIISGMGELHLEILVDRMRREFNVEANVGKPQVAYRETIRATVEQEGKHAKQSGGRGQFGHVWLKIEPLSFNEEEDEKERARYEVDIEEGYRFVNKIVGGVIPKEYIPGVKKGIKEQLKTGVLASYPIVDVKVTLFDGSFHEVDSSELAFKLAGSMAFKAGFMKAKPVLLEPVMKVEVETSEDYMGDVIGDLNRRRGMIEGMEDTAAGKTIRAKVPLAEMFGYATDLRSQTQGRASYSMEFQQYDEAPQNVACTIIEARNAK; this is encoded by the coding sequence ACTTCTGCTGCGACTACCTGCTTTTGGTCTGGTATGGCCAAACAGTTTGCATCTCATCACATCAACATTATTGATACCCCAGGGCATGTTGATTTCACTATCGAAGTGGAACGTTCCATGCGTGTTCTTGATGGCGCAGTGATGGTTTATTGTGCTGTGGGTGGTGTTCAACCACAGTCTGAAACTGTATGGCGTCAGGCGAATAAATATAAAGTTCCACGTATCGCGTTCGTCAACAAAATGGATCGTATGGGTGCTAACTTCCTACGTGTTGTTGGGCAGCTACGAGATCGTTTGAACGCAAATCCAGTGCCAATTCAGCTAGCTATAGGTGCAGAAGATAATTTCACCGGTGTTATCGATCTGGTGAAAATGAAAGCCATCAACTGGAATGACTCTGATCAAGGAGTTACTTTCGAATATCAGGATATCCCGGCCGATATGCAAGCATTGGCTGACGAATGGCGTGAATATCTGGTTGCAGCCGCCGCTGAAGCTTCGGATGAACTGACGGATAAATTCTTCGCCGACAGTAATTCTCTGACCGAAGAAGAGATCAAAAAAAGTTTACGTGATCGGGTATTGAGGAATGAGATCATCCTGGTTACCTGTGGTTCTGCCTTTAAAAATAAAGGCGTACAAGCCATGCTGGATGCTGTTGTCGAATATTTGCCAGCGCCCACTGATGTTCCAGCAATTGGTGGGATGTTGAGTGATAATACTCCCGCCGAGCGCCAATCTAGCGATGAAGAACCGTTTTCTGCATTGGCTTTTAAAATCGCCAGCGATCCTTTTGTAGGTAATCTTACTTTCTTCCGCGTTTATTCTGGTGTGGTTAAGTCCGGTGATACGGTATTAAACTCAGTAAAAGGGCAGCGTGAACGCTTTGGCCGTATTGTGCAAATGCATGCTAATAAGCGTGAAGAGATCAAAGAAGTACATGCGGGTGATATTGCCGCCGCTATTGGTCTGAAAGATGTGACGACAGGTGAGACTTTATGTGATCCGAACCCGAACAGTGTAATCATCCTTGAACGAATGGAGTTCCCAGAACCGGTTATCTCTGTTGCTGTAGAACCGAAAACCAAGGCCGACCAGGAAAAAATGGGTATGGCTTTAGGGCGTTTGGCGAAAGAGGATCCCTCCTTTCGTGTAAGGACTGACGAGGAATCGGGTCAAACTATCATCTCTGGCATGGGTGAATTGCATTTAGAGATTTTGGTTGATCGTATGCGCCGTGAATTTAATGTGGAAGCAAACGTTGGTAAACCTCAGGTCGCTTACCGTGAAACTATCCGGGCCACTGTTGAGCAAGAAGGAAAACATGCCAAACAGTCGGGTGGTCGTGGTCAATTTGGTCATGTGTGGCTAAAAATTGAACCATTGAGTTTCAATGAAGAAGAAGATGAAAAAGAAAGAGCAAGATACGAAGTAGATATAGAAGAAGGCTATAGATTTGTTAATAAAATCGTTGGTGGTGTTATTCCAAAAGAATACATCCCAGGGGTAAAAAAAGGCATTAAAGAACAGCTGAAGACAGGTGTTTTGGCTAGTTACCCCATCGTTGACGTTAAAGTAACCCTGTTCGATGGCTCTTTCCATGAGGTCGACTCCTCGGAGCTTGCGTTTAAACTCGCAGGTTCGATGGCGTTCAAAGCGGGTTTCATGAAAGCAAAACCCGTTTTGTTGGAACCCGTCATGAAAGTCGAGGTTGAAACATCAGAAGACTATATGGGTGATGTTATCGGTGACTTGAATCGTCGTCGTGGTATGATCGAAGGTATGGAAGATACGGCTGCCGGTAAGACAATTCGTGCTAAGGTTCCGTTGGCTGAAATGTTCGGTTATGCTACTGACCTGCGTTCTCAGACTCAGGGGCGTGCTTCTTACTCCATGGAATTTCAGCAGTACGATGAAGCGCCGCAGAACGTCGCTTGTACCATTATCGAAGCTCGTAATGCTAAATAA
- the tuf gene encoding elongation factor Tu: MSKEKFERKKLHVNVGTIGHVDHGKTTLTAAITSVLAKTYGGTASAFDEIDNAPEEKARGITINTSHVEYDTPTRHYAHVDCPGHADYVKNMITGAAQMDGAILVVAATDGPMPQTREHILLGRQVGVPYMIVFMNKCDMVDDEELLELVEMEIRELLTQYEFPGEDTPVVRGSALKALEGEEKWEAKIIELADYLDSYIPEPKRDVDKPFLLPIEDVFSIEGRGTVVTGRVERGIIKKGDEVEIVGIKDTVKSVATGIEMFRKLLDEGLAGENVGVLLRGIKREEIERGQVLCKPGSIKPHTVFKAKIYVLTKEEGGRHTPFVNKYRPQFYFRTTDVTGAIELPEGVAMAMPGDSIEMEVTLIHAIAMDEGLHFAIREGGRTIGAGVVAKIIQ; the protein is encoded by the coding sequence GTGTCTAAAGAAAAATTTGAACGTAAAAAGCTCCATGTTAACGTAGGTACTATTGGCCACGTTGACCACGGTAAAACTACCCTAACTGCTGCTATTACCTCAGTATTGGCCAAAACATACGGCGGTACCGCTAGCGCATTTGATGAGATAGATAACGCGCCGGAAGAAAAAGCGCGGGGTATCACCATCAATACTTCTCATGTTGAATATGATACTCCGACTCGTCACTATGCGCACGTTGACTGCCCAGGACATGCCGATTACGTAAAAAATATGATCACCGGTGCGGCTCAAATGGATGGGGCAATCTTGGTTGTTGCCGCAACAGATGGCCCAATGCCACAGACGCGTGAGCACATTCTGTTAGGTCGTCAGGTTGGTGTGCCTTACATGATCGTATTTATGAACAAATGCGATATGGTTGATGACGAAGAACTACTAGAATTGGTTGAAATGGAAATTCGTGAGCTTCTTACTCAGTACGAGTTCCCCGGTGAGGACACGCCAGTTGTACGAGGTTCAGCACTAAAAGCACTAGAAGGTGAGGAAAAATGGGAAGCGAAAATCATCGAGCTTGCTGATTATCTAGATAGCTATATCCCTGAGCCAAAACGTGATGTTGACAAGCCATTTCTGTTACCCATTGAAGATGTGTTTAGTATCGAGGGCCGTGGTACGGTAGTAACCGGTCGTGTAGAACGAGGTATTATTAAAAAGGGTGATGAAGTAGAAATCGTTGGTATTAAAGATACGGTTAAGAGTGTCGCTACCGGTATCGAGATGTTCCGCAAACTACTCGATGAAGGCCTCGCGGGTGAGAATGTTGGTGTCTTGTTACGTGGTATTAAACGTGAAGAGATTGAACGTGGGCAAGTCTTATGTAAACCAGGTAGCATCAAACCTCATACTGTGTTCAAAGCAAAGATTTATGTTCTTACCAAAGAAGAAGGTGGTCGTCACACTCCTTTTGTCAATAAATACCGTCCACAGTTCTATTTCCGTACTACTGATGTAACCGGTGCTATTGAATTGCCAGAAGGTGTAGCAATGGCGATGCCAGGTGATAGCATCGAGATGGAGGTTACCTTGATCCATGCGATAGCAATGGATGAAGGATTGCATTTTGCGATTCGTGAAGGTGGTCGTACTATCGGTGCGGGTGTTGTTGCTAAGATTATCCAGTAA